The DNA sequence GAGCCTCAAGTACTGAGATGTATCGCTGAAGGAATGGTGACCCAGGTATGTTTTGAGCACGGGCAGATATGCCGCCAGGTCTTTTCCTTCCAGCACCCAGCGCCTCAGGCAGTG is a window from the Peptococcaceae bacterium genome containing:
- a CDS encoding integrase → HCLRRWVLEGKDLAAYLPVLKTYLGHHSFSDTSQYLRLTAELYPDITARVEHAFGHVIPVIGGDSLETD